One part of the Hydrogenobacter sp. T-2 genome encodes these proteins:
- the urtA gene encoding urea ABC transporter substrate-binding protein, which produces MDTNMLSRRKFIFGLGSAAAVLSTVTVIPSGVLASSKTVRVGVLHSLSGTMAISEIDVRNATLLAIEEINNSGGVMGHTIRAIVEDGASNPATFAQKAEKLILRDKVATVFGGWTSASRKAMLPVFERLKNLLWYPVQFEGNECSANIIYTGAQPNQQILPALEWAFAQGYRKIFLVGSDYVFPRTANLILKRHIQSKGGTVSGEEYVPLGGTDFSSVVNKIRAAKPDIVFNTINGDSNVAFFKQMQAAGLGPKVLPVISFSIAEVEAKAIGVPLLEGSLAAWNYFMSLNNRENARFISAYRRKYGRDALITDPMAHGYINVYLWKQAVERAGSFEPDKVRKALVELPWMDSILGKIKVANNQSLYQTAYIGRLRSDGQFEIIWSSDKPIAPEPYDPLAFPGKKCVL; this is translated from the coding sequence ATGGACACGAACATGTTAAGCAGGAGGAAGTTTATTTTTGGGCTTGGGAGCGCAGCAGCTGTTCTCAGTACCGTTACTGTTATTCCAAGTGGGGTCTTGGCGTCATCTAAAACAGTGAGGGTAGGTGTGCTCCACTCGCTTTCTGGAACCATGGCGATTAGCGAAATAGACGTCAGAAACGCCACGCTATTAGCTATTGAAGAGATAAACAACAGTGGAGGCGTTATGGGACATACTATCCGAGCCATAGTTGAAGATGGTGCTTCAAATCCTGCTACTTTTGCACAAAAAGCGGAGAAACTTATACTTCGTGACAAGGTAGCCACGGTTTTTGGTGGTTGGACATCTGCAAGCAGAAAAGCCATGCTACCCGTATTTGAAAGATTGAAGAACCTCCTATGGTATCCAGTGCAGTTTGAAGGTAATGAATGTTCTGCTAACATAATATATACGGGTGCACAACCAAACCAGCAAATTCTTCCAGCTTTGGAATGGGCTTTTGCTCAAGGTTATAGAAAAATCTTTCTTGTTGGTTCCGATTATGTTTTTCCAAGAACTGCTAATCTTATACTAAAAAGACATATACAAAGTAAAGGTGGAACGGTATCTGGTGAGGAGTATGTACCGTTAGGCGGTACGGATTTTAGTTCTGTAGTAAATAAGATAAGAGCAGCTAAGCCAGACATAGTTTTCAACACCATAAATGGCGATTCCAACGTGGCTTTCTTTAAGCAAATGCAAGCTGCTGGTTTGGGTCCCAAGGTTTTACCTGTTATATCTTTTAGCATAGCGGAAGTTGAAGCTAAAGCCATAGGGGTTCCTCTCTTAGAGGGAAGTCTGGCAGCATGGAATTACTTCATGAGCCTTAACAATAGGGAAAATGCTAGATTCATAAGTGCCTACAGGAGAAAGTACGGTAGAGATGCTCTTATAACAGACCCTATGGCACATGGATATATAAACGTGTACCTATGGAAACAAGCAGTTGAAAGAGCAGGAAGCTTCGAGCCAGACAAAGTTAGAAAGGCTTTGGTGGAACTTCCCTGGATGGACAGCATATTAGGCAAGATAAAAGTTGCTAACAATCAAAGTCTGTATCAGACAGCATATATTGGAAGACTGCGTAGTGATGGACAATTTGAGATTATATGGTCTTCTGATAAACCAATAGCTCCAGAGCCATACGATCCTCTGGCTTTCCCAGGGAAAAAGTGCGTTTTATAG
- the urtB gene encoding urea ABC transporter permease subunit UrtB yields MDFGFFINQLFNGISISSILFMTAVGLALSFGYMRIINMAHGEFLMLGGYSTYLVQKFYPSEAYPIFALLFSFIFLSIFGFFLWALVIKHVQSRPLDTLLLTWGVSIILQQLARDIFGSTGVSVVPPSWLSITITFGELKIPSVRLFIIFVMMLSILALYLLFFKSDLGLRLRATSKDRETASSLGVNSEAVNAFVFAIGAGMAGVAGSALALISSVTPTIGLSYIVDSFMVVIFGGVGSLLGTLISSLIIGTISALTGSFMEISLAKALILILVVIFMQFKPTGLVSIKVRE; encoded by the coding sequence ATGGATTTCGGCTTTTTCATAAACCAACTTTTTAATGGGATAAGCATTTCTTCCATACTATTTATGACTGCTGTAGGTTTGGCCTTGTCCTTTGGATATATGAGGATAATAAATATGGCTCACGGTGAGTTTTTGATGCTTGGAGGGTATTCAACATATTTAGTGCAGAAGTTTTATCCTTCTGAGGCTTATCCCATTTTTGCCCTCCTTTTCTCTTTTATATTTCTCTCAATATTTGGCTTTTTTTTATGGGCTTTGGTTATAAAGCATGTTCAGAGTAGACCTTTGGACACTCTTCTTCTAACCTGGGGTGTGAGTATTATTCTTCAACAGTTAGCAAGGGATATTTTTGGCTCCACTGGTGTTAGTGTAGTACCCCCTTCCTGGCTTTCAATAACTATAACGTTTGGGGAGCTAAAAATCCCCTCTGTTAGACTTTTCATAATATTTGTAATGATGCTTAGCATCTTAGCACTCTACTTGCTTTTTTTCAAGTCTGATCTCGGGCTCAGATTAAGAGCTACAAGCAAGGATAGAGAGACAGCTTCCTCTTTGGGTGTAAACAGCGAAGCTGTCAATGCATTCGTATTTGCTATCGGTGCTGGTATGGCGGGGGTTGCAGGATCCGCATTAGCTTTAATCTCTTCTGTTACTCCAACAATAGGGCTTAGTTATATAGTAGATTCTTTCATGGTTGTTATTTTTGGTGGAGTAGGAAGTCTTCTGGGCACTCTAATTAGTTCCCTCATAATAGGGACAATATCCGCATTAACTGGTAGCTTTATGGAGATAAGCCTTGCTAAAGCACTTATATTGATATTAGTAGTCATTTTTATGCAATTTAAGCCTACTGGACTTGTATCTATTAAAGTAAGGGAGTAA
- the urtC gene encoding urea ABC transporter permease subunit UrtC, with protein MRLVRSNKMILILMILILVVVPFIPDYYVNLLGRFFSLAIACIGIAWIWGHMGVLSLGQGLFFGLGAYSIAMHLKLKSTAEGDIPDFMLWSGLDTIPIWWLPFNSFLFTLFSIAFIPAFVAFALSFLLFRRSISGVYFTLITQALVLIFETLLISFQPYTGGFNGITGFSNFLLWNLGDLDFQRSLLFIVIIISFSLIIFSNLLRRSKLGKIVVSIRENERRLVFLGYNTVEIKIAIFTFASILAGLGGAFYTLFNGGISPAIVGVIPSIELVLWVAIAGRENFLAVVASVVITNLVKDQISTLFPTFWSYVMGTLYVIVGIGLLATFVARFYSRGVYR; from the coding sequence ATGAGGTTGGTAAGAAGTAATAAAATGATACTGATCCTGATGATCTTAATTTTAGTTGTAGTCCCTTTTATCCCAGACTACTATGTTAATCTCTTAGGAAGATTCTTTTCTCTAGCCATCGCTTGTATAGGTATAGCATGGATATGGGGACATATGGGTGTTTTATCTCTCGGTCAAGGACTTTTCTTTGGTCTTGGTGCTTATTCAATTGCCATGCATTTAAAGCTAAAAAGCACAGCGGAGGGTGATATACCTGACTTTATGTTATGGAGCGGCTTAGACACAATACCTATCTGGTGGCTGCCATTTAATAGTTTCTTATTCACGTTATTCTCTATAGCTTTTATACCAGCTTTTGTGGCTTTTGCGTTATCTTTTCTTCTTTTCAGGAGAAGCATATCTGGAGTTTATTTCACTCTAATAACTCAGGCATTAGTGTTAATTTTTGAAACTTTACTTATAAGTTTCCAACCATACACTGGTGGTTTCAATGGAATTACTGGTTTTAGTAATTTTCTCCTTTGGAATTTAGGGGACTTAGATTTTCAGCGGTCGTTACTTTTTATAGTGATAATTATAAGTTTCTCCCTCATTATATTTTCTAACCTTTTAAGAAGGTCAAAACTCGGAAAGATAGTTGTTAGCATAAGAGAAAATGAGAGAAGACTCGTATTTCTTGGATACAATACTGTGGAAATAAAGATTGCCATTTTCACCTTTGCTTCTATCTTAGCAGGTTTAGGTGGTGCATTTTATACTTTATTTAACGGTGGCATATCCCCAGCCATAGTTGGTGTGATACCTTCAATAGAATTGGTTCTGTGGGTCGCTATAGCTGGGAGAGAAAACTTTTTAGCGGTGGTTGCTTCTGTTGTGATTACAAACCTGGTTAAGGATCAGATAAGCACACTCTTTCCTACATTTTGGTCCTATGTGATGGGTACTCTTTATGTAATAGTAGGTATAGGGCTTTTAGCTACTTTTGTGGCAAGATTTTACAGTCGAGGTGTATACAGATGA
- a CDS encoding ATP-binding cassette domain-containing protein — translation MSYLLEVKNITVRYGDFLALDGVVLHLENNEVRIILGPNGAGKTTLLDAIAGSVSVSSGKIIYKGKDITSLSVNQRARLGILKKFQTPNVLDYLTVLENLVISSLEAKDLKALIINKKGITNKKQDRIYEILHRIGLKDKKDQQARNLSHGERQWLELGIILASGGELVLLDEPAIGLSTLEMFKLIGIIEEISKQSAVIIVDHNMDFVRELCIRLDSKVTFMHMGRVIKSDTFENIKKDTNIKKIYLGEVV, via the coding sequence ATGAGCTATCTTTTGGAGGTAAAAAACATTACAGTTAGGTATGGTGATTTCTTAGCCCTTGACGGAGTGGTTTTACACTTAGAGAATAATGAGGTTAGAATAATACTTGGACCTAACGGTGCTGGTAAAACAACTCTGCTTGACGCTATAGCAGGGTCTGTTTCAGTAAGCTCTGGGAAGATAATATACAAAGGTAAAGATATAACATCCCTTAGTGTAAATCAGAGGGCCCGACTTGGCATATTGAAAAAGTTTCAAACACCAAATGTATTAGATTATTTGACAGTTTTAGAAAATCTTGTAATTTCTTCCTTAGAAGCTAAAGACTTGAAAGCATTGATAATTAATAAAAAAGGGATAACTAACAAAAAACAAGATAGAATTTATGAAATTCTCCATAGGATAGGTTTGAAGGATAAAAAAGATCAGCAAGCGAGAAATCTATCTCATGGTGAAAGACAATGGCTTGAGTTAGGAATTATTTTAGCTTCAGGAGGTGAATTGGTTCTTCTTGACGAACCTGCCATAGGTCTTAGCACTTTAGAGATGTTCAAGCTAATAGGTATAATAGAAGAAATTTCCAAGCAATCCGCAGTCATAATAGTAGACCATAACATGGATTTTGTGAGAGAACTTTGTATAAGATTAGACTCAAAGGTTACTTTTATGCACATGGGTAGGGTAATCAAGTCAGACACCTTTGAAAACATAAAGAAAGACACAAATATTAAAAAAATTTACTTAGGAGAGGTTGTCTGA
- a CDS encoding ABC transporter ATP-binding protein gives MLSIQSISSGYGQTLILKDIEISLSSSEYLLITGRNGVGKTTLMRTIMGLNKVMSGKIMFNSVDITFYKPHERALMGLGYVPQGRRLFPYLTVQENLLVSRSTFMNRRSRIFVSFEDMLDFIYGLFPILIKLLKKTAGSLSGGEQQIVAIARALATGPSLILLDEPFEGIQPSIVEDIIRALDGIKKKLMISVILVEHKIQNAWDLVDKVCVIDNGRKVFENYKQNTTMQNVLELISI, from the coding sequence ATGTTGAGTATTCAGTCTATTTCATCAGGCTACGGGCAGACGCTAATCCTAAAGGATATTGAAATATCTCTGAGTTCATCTGAATACTTACTTATAACAGGTAGAAATGGAGTAGGCAAGACCACACTAATGAGAACTATAATGGGACTGAACAAGGTAATGAGCGGTAAAATAATGTTTAACTCAGTAGACATAACATTTTATAAACCTCATGAAAGAGCGCTTATGGGCTTAGGCTACGTGCCACAGGGTAGAAGGCTATTTCCATACTTGACGGTTCAGGAAAATCTGCTGGTTTCCAGATCAACTTTCATGAACAGAAGGAGCAGAATATTCGTTAGTTTTGAAGACATGCTTGACTTCATATACGGTTTATTTCCTATTTTGATTAAATTACTTAAGAAAACTGCGGGCTCTCTTTCGGGTGGTGAGCAACAAATTGTTGCTATAGCAAGAGCGTTAGCTACTGGTCCATCCCTTATTCTTCTTGATGAACCATTTGAGGGTATACAGCCTTCAATAGTGGAAGATATAATAAGGGCTCTTGATGGAATCAAGAAAAAACTTATGATTTCTGTAATTTTGGTTGAACACAAGATACAGAACGCATGGGATTTGGTTGACAAAGTTTGTGTTATTGATAACGGTAGAAAAGTTTTTGAAAATTATAAGCAAAATACCACTATGCAGAACGTTCTAGAATTAATATCTATATAG
- a CDS encoding urease subunit gamma gives MRLTQREIEKMFIYVAADIAKKRRERGLKLNYVEAVAIITAEILEGIREGKTVAELMDMGTKILTREDVMDGVPEMIDMVQVEGTFPDGTKLVTIHNPIRY, from the coding sequence ATGCGTTTAACTCAGAGAGAAATTGAAAAAATGTTTATCTACGTTGCAGCAGATATAGCTAAGAAAAGGCGTGAGAGAGGTTTAAAGTTAAACTACGTTGAAGCGGTTGCAATTATAACAGCAGAAATACTTGAGGGCATTAGGGAAGGTAAGACTGTAGCTGAACTAATGGATATGGGAACTAAGATACTTACAAGAGAAGACGTTATGGATGGTGTGCCTGAGATGATAGATATGGTTCAGGTAGAAGGCACATTTCCCGATGGTACAAAACTCGTTACAATACACAATCCTATAAGGTATTAG
- a CDS encoding DUF4198 domain-containing protein, producing the protein MLLLLLILLLYTAQAHELWIEKEGNLFILLYGHIKPNRGEEATVRYLPEQVLSFECLDAEGNRLKAELIKSYPLKLRGSCHMVQAVFSSGYWTKTPDGLKNLPKDQVKNPIESWYSVEIARRINAWKPRREPLSNDLEIIPVESPSSLRVGEKFTVIAYYKGKPLRDAPVYHNRRIVGSTDEEGRINLRVREKGIQLVGVTVREKDSTGKADYVLKTFYLIFEVER; encoded by the coding sequence GTGCTCTTATTGTTGCTAATCTTACTGCTCTATACAGCTCAAGCTCATGAGCTGTGGATTGAAAAGGAGGGAAACCTTTTTATCCTTCTATACGGGCATATAAAACCAAATAGAGGAGAAGAGGCTACGGTCAGATACTTGCCAGAGCAGGTTCTTAGCTTTGAGTGTTTGGATGCGGAGGGTAATAGGCTCAAGGCTGAGCTTATAAAGAGCTATCCTCTCAAACTAAGGGGTAGTTGCCATATGGTTCAAGCGGTTTTCTCTTCTGGCTATTGGACAAAGACGCCTGATGGTCTTAAAAACCTACCGAAGGACCAGGTAAAAAACCCAATAGAGAGCTGGTATTCTGTGGAAATTGCAAGAAGGATAAATGCATGGAAACCAAGAAGAGAGCCTCTAAGCAATGATCTGGAAATTATCCCTGTAGAAAGCCCTTCAAGCCTAAGGGTTGGTGAGAAGTTTACGGTTATAGCTTATTACAAAGGAAAGCCCCTTAGAGATGCACCTGTATACCACAATCGCAGGATAGTTGGCTCTACAGACGAAGAGGGAAGGATAAACCTAAGGGTTAGAGAAAAAGGTATTCAATTAGTGGGGGTCACTGTAAGGGAAAAGGATAGCACTGGAAAGGCAGATTATGTGCTTAAGACCTTTTATCTGATATTTGAGGTGGAGAGATGA
- a CDS encoding transporter has protein sequence MRRLTFALLTLSGLTFAHHGVASLGAVGLEGPGAPLESSSSATLPEGSWLFYTKLDSVKWKKYSFSEFPDQKDRSDFWMFGVGYGFKPWLSLYLFVPYNVKKELRDGGEKSFTSRGFADVSLMAVLGFKYDRGLRLLPKKESLEDMMDWHFTLYGGISLPTGNANKKGYQGEFAPDMALGFGKPTLTAGFTATKQFVNLPELTFTLDTSYLKFFEHKYNTGDKYKFGDEVRVNTALSYRVFKDVQRSLRFDLLTELNYLHLQKDKENGLKLNDSGGDILYGVLGGRMYYKRASLGAGVKFPLWKDLNQQSQQQGAEGKEKYRLIMTFSLMF, from the coding sequence ATGAGAAGGTTAACCTTTGCATTACTAACCCTTTCGGGCTTAACCTTTGCCCATCATGGTGTCGCCTCTCTTGGTGCGGTCGGTCTTGAAGGACCCGGTGCACCCCTTGAAAGCTCAAGCTCCGCCACACTACCAGAAGGTTCATGGCTCTTTTATACCAAGTTAGACAGCGTAAAGTGGAAAAAATACAGCTTTTCGGAATTTCCAGACCAAAAGGACAGGTCAGACTTTTGGATGTTCGGAGTTGGATACGGTTTTAAGCCTTGGCTTTCTCTGTATCTTTTTGTTCCCTACAATGTAAAGAAGGAGCTAAGGGATGGTGGTGAAAAGAGCTTTACCAGTAGAGGTTTTGCGGATGTCTCTTTGATGGCAGTTCTTGGCTTTAAATATGACAGAGGTCTTAGGCTACTTCCAAAGAAGGAAAGCCTTGAGGATATGATGGACTGGCACTTTACCCTTTATGGTGGCATTAGCCTACCCACTGGCAACGCTAACAAGAAAGGCTATCAAGGAGAGTTTGCACCAGATATGGCTTTGGGCTTTGGAAAGCCCACTTTAACAGCAGGCTTCACAGCCACAAAGCAGTTTGTAAATCTCCCTGAGCTTACCTTTACCCTTGACACAAGCTATCTGAAGTTTTTTGAGCATAAATACAACACAGGGGACAAGTATAAGTTTGGTGATGAGGTAAGGGTAAACACCGCCCTGAGTTATAGAGTTTTCAAGGATGTGCAAAGGTCTCTGAGGTTTGACCTTCTTACGGAGCTTAATTACCTTCACCTTCAGAAAGATAAGGAAAATGGTCTTAAGTTGAATGACTCTGGTGGCGATATACTCTACGGAGTTCTTGGTGGAAGGATGTATTACAAAAGGGCTTCCCTTGGAGCTGGTGTGAAGTTCCCCCTATGGAAAGACCTAAACCAGCAGAGCCAACAGCAGGGTGCGGAAGGCAAGGAAAAATATAGGCTCATCATGACCTTTTCTCTCATGTTTTAG
- a CDS encoding energy-coupling factor ABC transporter permease — MHVPDGFIAPQVFLPAYGLVIGLALYGFKRFKENLNERSIPYLATLSAYAFVLSSLSLPLPGGTSVHGMGFAPLSILFGPWTAYLCMCLVFLLQAVLLGHGGITTYSVNALAIGFVGSFCAYGVYSLLTKRKYATFLSGFISTLASALFMSVVLGIHPYLFTDVDGKALYFPYPLSITIPLLLTSHIPVALVEGLLTQAIVSFVRRRGFEG, encoded by the coding sequence ATGCATGTCCCGGATGGATTTATTGCACCTCAGGTTTTTTTGCCAGCGTATGGACTGGTTATAGGTCTTGCCCTCTATGGTTTTAAAAGGTTTAAGGAAAACCTAAATGAGAGAAGCATTCCCTACTTGGCAACCCTTTCCGCCTATGCCTTTGTCCTCAGCTCCCTTTCTTTGCCACTTCCCGGTGGCACATCCGTGCATGGGATGGGTTTTGCACCCCTTTCTATACTTTTTGGTCCATGGACAGCCTATCTGTGTATGTGTCTCGTTTTCTTACTTCAGGCGGTATTATTAGGTCATGGAGGGATAACCACATACTCGGTGAACGCCCTCGCCATTGGCTTTGTAGGGAGCTTTTGTGCCTATGGGGTTTATAGCCTTTTAACAAAAAGAAAGTATGCTACTTTCCTCTCTGGCTTTATATCCACCCTTGCGTCCGCCCTTTTTATGTCTGTTGTTCTTGGTATACATCCCTATCTTTTCACAGATGTGGACGGAAAAGCTCTTTATTTCCCCTATCCTCTCAGCATTACAATTCCTCTTCTTTTAACTTCCCATATACCAGTTGCCCTTGTGGAGGGACTTTTAACTCAAGCGATAGTGAGCTTTGTAAGGAGGAGGGGTTTTGAAGGATAG
- a CDS encoding energy-coupling factor ABC transporter ATP-binding protein, translated as MIELIDVYYYYENYTALRGISLKIEEGERVVLLGINGSGKSTLLKILNALIFPQKGSYLYRGKRVEEKRLKERDFRRTFRREVVLLFQNPEVMIFNPTVYDELAFSLRQLGLEEKVIRDKVLYWAEKFGLTPYLQRPPFELSTGIKQKLCLACLLVLEPKVLLLDEPTAHLDPKTTGWFVDLLWELSCTTVVSTHNLSLANELGSRLLVLGEEHTLVYDGKIEEFFKDKENLIRAGLLHRHKHRSTGDWHLHSL; from the coding sequence TTGATTGAACTTATAGATGTTTACTACTACTATGAAAACTACACAGCTCTAAGAGGCATAAGCCTGAAGATAGAAGAAGGAGAAAGGGTAGTTCTGCTTGGTATAAACGGCTCTGGCAAGAGCACACTTCTTAAAATCCTAAACGCCTTAATCTTTCCACAAAAGGGTTCATACCTTTATCGTGGCAAAAGGGTTGAAGAAAAGAGGCTAAAAGAAAGGGATTTTAGAAGAACCTTCAGAAGGGAAGTGGTTCTTCTCTTTCAAAACCCAGAGGTTATGATATTTAATCCTACAGTTTATGATGAGCTTGCCTTTTCTCTGAGACAGCTGGGGTTGGAGGAAAAGGTTATAAGGGACAAGGTTCTATACTGGGCGGAGAAGTTTGGACTTACTCCCTACTTGCAAAGACCACCCTTTGAGCTGAGCACTGGTATAAAACAAAAGCTGTGCCTTGCTTGCCTTCTTGTGCTTGAGCCAAAGGTTCTTCTTCTTGATGAGCCTACCGCACATCTTGACCCAAAAACAACAGGATGGTTTGTAGACCTTCTTTGGGAGCTCTCTTGCACCACGGTGGTTTCCACGCATAACCTAAGCCTTGCAAATGAATTGGGCAGTAGATTGTTAGTCTTGGGAGAGGAGCATACTTTAGTCTACGATGGTAAGATAGAAGAGTTTTTCAAAGATAAGGAGAACCTCATAAGGGCAGGTCTTTTGCATAGGCATAAGCACAGGAGCACTGGAGACTGGCATCTTCACAGCCTTTGA
- the nikR gene encoding nickel-responsive transcriptional regulator NikR: protein MEKSVRFCVSLHEGLLEELDKRVIRRGYASRSELVRDLIRDLLSQEKWEENQEVIGVLSIIYDHHDKELVYRLLDLQHKHHVNVLCSTHLHLDHHNCLEVIVLRGMAEELESLANQIGGLRGVKLSKLSRVYLPEL, encoded by the coding sequence ATGGAAAAGAGTGTAAGATTTTGTGTATCTTTGCATGAGGGCCTTCTTGAGGAGCTTGACAAAAGAGTGATAAGGAGGGGTTATGCGTCAAGGTCCGAGCTCGTTAGAGACCTCATAAGAGACCTACTATCCCAAGAAAAATGGGAAGAAAACCAAGAAGTTATCGGTGTCCTGAGCATAATATACGACCATCACGACAAAGAGTTAGTTTACAGGCTTCTTGACCTTCAACACAAGCATCATGTTAATGTTCTCTGCTCCACTCATCTTCACCTTGACCATCATAACTGCCTTGAGGTAATAGTCTTAAGGGGTATGGCTGAGGAACTTGAGAGCCTTGCAAACCAAATAGGTGGTCTAAGAGGCGTAAAACTCTCTAAGCTAAGCAGAGTTTACCTTCCTGAGTTGTAA
- a CDS encoding arsenate reductase ArsC — protein sequence MKIGFICTGNSARSQMAEGFARRLAGILKINIQVYSAGSKPAKEINPLAIEVMKEKGIDITSQRPKGLEAIPYGELDLVITLCDSAKQTCPVLPGSKMVHWDLPDPASFEGTIEEKLEFFRKVRDEIEERVWDLLQSLQLRKVNSA from the coding sequence ATGAAGATAGGTTTTATATGCACTGGCAACTCAGCGAGAAGTCAGATGGCGGAAGGTTTTGCAAGAAGACTGGCGGGAATCTTAAAAATCAACATTCAAGTATACTCCGCTGGCTCAAAGCCTGCAAAGGAAATAAACCCCCTTGCCATAGAGGTAATGAAGGAAAAGGGCATAGACATAACCTCTCAAAGACCCAAAGGGCTTGAAGCCATACCCTATGGAGAGCTTGACCTTGTTATAACCCTCTGCGATAGTGCAAAACAAACATGCCCTGTATTACCCGGCTCTAAAATGGTTCATTGGGACCTTCCAGACCCAGCAAGTTTTGAGGGAACAATAGAAGAAAAACTTGAATTTTTTAGAAAGGTTAGGGACGAAATAGAGGAGAGGGTCTGGGACCTTCTGCAAAGCTTACAACTCAGGAAGGTAAACTCTGCTTAG
- a CDS encoding nucleotidyltransferase domain-containing protein: protein MIGYKEAYYLALKKIGENLPKCFGENLLSLVVFGSVAKETFSPESDIDLLVILGDFKSKREEYVRLFECLEEVKRVNPIILKKEQLRESLWFLWDCKFIILYDKEGFFDSFVERLKEFLRKNVVKVEGRMPYYEVINGKP from the coding sequence ATGATAGGCTATAAAGAGGCTTATTACTTAGCCTTGAAGAAGATAGGAGAGAATCTCCCTAAGTGTTTTGGTGAAAATCTCCTTTCCCTTGTGGTTTTTGGTTCTGTAGCAAAAGAGACCTTTTCTCCAGAGTCAGACATTGACCTACTTGTTATCCTTGGAGACTTTAAGAGTAAAAGGGAAGAGTATGTGCGTTTGTTTGAATGCCTTGAGGAAGTAAAAAGGGTAAACCCCATAATCCTTAAGAAGGAACAACTAAGAGAATCCTTATGGTTTCTATGGGATTGTAAGTTTATCATTTTGTATGACAAAGAGGGTTTCTTTGACAGTTTTGTGGAGAGGCTCAAGGAGTTTCTTCGTAAAAATGTGGTGAAGGTGGAAGGCAGGATGCCCTATTACGAGGTTATAAATGGTAAACCCTGA
- a CDS encoding TetR/AcrR family transcriptional regulator: MVNPELEDVKILLKMKRQGIKERKRLEIIRTACRLFSEKGYYNTTMPDIAQAVGMSVGNLYNYFESKEELAKEIMMTVSDWVGEKLRKINEMEVNMHEKVRMFVRSFFEIAIEEPELISYFLRVYLVNREVFSDGCEGFACVASVITEVMVFLSDGIEKGEFRNQSFYPAFTIIMGTLGGMVFLHKEGLLDKHLMDYIEEVSENIWRALRA; this comes from the coding sequence ATGGTAAACCCTGAACTTGAAGATGTTAAGATTTTATTAAAGATGAAAAGGCAAGGCATTAAGGAAAGAAAAAGGCTTGAGATAATCAGGACCGCTTGCAGGTTGTTTTCCGAAAAGGGATACTATAACACCACCATGCCGGATATAGCACAAGCAGTGGGCATGAGCGTTGGAAACCTCTACAACTACTTTGAATCTAAGGAGGAGCTGGCAAAGGAAATAATGATGACCGTCTCTGATTGGGTGGGTGAGAAGCTCAGGAAAATAAACGAGATGGAAGTTAACATGCATGAGAAGGTAAGGATGTTTGTTAGGAGTTTTTTTGAGATAGCCATTGAAGAGCCTGAGCTTATAAGCTACTTCCTTAGAGTTTATCTGGTAAACAGAGAAGTTTTCAGCGATGGATGTGAGGGTTTTGCCTGCGTTGCAAGTGTGATAACGGAGGTTATGGTTTTCCTAAGCGATGGGATAGAAAAGGGAGAGTTTAGAAATCAGAGCTTTTATCCAGCATTTACTATCATAATGGGAACTCTTGGTGGTATGGTCTTTCTCCATAAAGAAGGGCTTCTTGATAAGCATCTAATGGATTACATAGAAGAGGTCTCGGAGAACATATGGAGGGCGTTAAGGGCTTAA